From the Rhodococcus sp. NBC_00297 genome, one window contains:
- a CDS encoding WcbI family polysaccharide biosynthesis putative acetyltransferase, translating to MPHSASTEPDGRTRHYGEFYGLDPMPDDPPLWIVLGNCQAEAVRVMLDEVPDAPFRTVRMPPVHELDSADVRHLAELAGRASVLLAQPVRDDYRELPIGTNQVASMLPEHARVVRWPVFRYSGLYPFQVIVRHPSDPSASPAGAPYHDLRTVLVAAGRVESEQWRAAPVAPDALRANAEASIAELARRERRDCDVAISDVLTAHGADAAHTINHPGNPVLLELATRILSAAGVDAAAADPGRVLLDSVHTPLESAVVDALGLGAAPRPDWVIGGSVVDAEDIHRRQLQWYAEHPAFVDAALTRHADTLSLLLPEVAS from the coding sequence ATGCCTCACTCTGCGTCGACCGAGCCGGACGGCCGGACGCGTCACTACGGCGAGTTCTACGGTCTCGACCCGATGCCCGACGATCCACCGCTGTGGATCGTGCTCGGGAACTGCCAGGCCGAGGCCGTGCGAGTGATGCTCGACGAGGTGCCGGACGCGCCGTTCCGGACCGTGCGCATGCCGCCGGTGCACGAACTCGACTCGGCCGACGTGCGGCACCTCGCCGAGCTGGCCGGCCGGGCCTCGGTGTTGCTGGCGCAGCCGGTTCGCGATGACTACCGCGAGCTGCCGATCGGGACGAACCAGGTGGCGTCGATGCTGCCGGAGCACGCCCGGGTCGTGCGGTGGCCGGTCTTCCGGTACAGCGGGCTGTACCCGTTCCAGGTGATCGTGCGGCACCCGAGCGACCCGTCGGCGTCTCCCGCCGGCGCTCCGTACCACGATCTGCGCACGGTGCTCGTGGCCGCAGGCAGAGTGGAATCCGAGCAGTGGCGCGCCGCTCCCGTCGCCCCTGACGCGCTGCGCGCGAACGCCGAGGCGAGCATCGCCGAACTCGCACGACGCGAGCGCCGGGACTGCGACGTCGCGATCTCGGACGTCCTGACCGCGCACGGAGCGGACGCCGCACACACGATCAATCACCCCGGCAATCCCGTGCTGCTCGAGCTGGCCACGCGCATCCTGTCGGCAGCCGGTGTCGACGCTGCGGCGGCGGATCCCGGCCGCGTACTGCTCGATTCGGTGCACACGCCGCTGGAGTCCGCTGTCGTCGACGCGCTCGGCCTCGGCGCCGCGCCCCGGCCGGACTGGGTGATCGGCGGCTCCGTCGTCGATGCCGAGGACATTCACCGTCGCCAACTGCAGTGGTACGCCGAGCATCCCGCGTTCGTGGACGCCGCGCTCACCCGACACGCGGACACGCTCTCGCTGCTGCTACCTGAGGTCGCCTCGTGA
- a CDS encoding glycosyltransferase, producing the protein MTSVAHLVIGPERHGVVQFALRIRDGITDAGLESTLLRHESASDVTSIPDVDVVHLHVTDRLFGSPATAAAGVVEELARRIHASGSAFVVTLHDLPQPSDGRSASARVECYRRVVACVDTVIVSSEHERDLVREAGIGTPSVVIPLPVATGVGIRMDSGEVTVGVLGFLYPGKGHAEVLDALPPGAHLLALGTPSPGHDHLVDELTESAAAHGTTVRVTGYIDDADLPVELGRVTVPVAHHRHMSASGSINTWIEHGRRPLVVAGAYTREFARRSPGTVTLYEEDRLAEALADAAGDPESTWLEDGVVAHPTRAEVGAAHVRVYAESAVVHA; encoded by the coding sequence GTGACGTCGGTCGCGCATCTCGTCATCGGTCCCGAGCGACACGGGGTGGTGCAGTTCGCGCTGCGCATCCGCGACGGCATCACCGACGCCGGTCTCGAGTCGACGCTCCTGCGTCACGAGTCCGCGAGTGACGTCACGTCGATTCCGGACGTCGACGTCGTGCACCTGCACGTGACGGACCGGTTGTTCGGGTCACCGGCGACGGCTGCGGCCGGGGTGGTCGAGGAGCTGGCGCGGCGCATCCACGCATCGGGTTCCGCGTTCGTGGTGACGCTGCACGATCTGCCGCAGCCGTCCGACGGCCGATCCGCGTCCGCGCGCGTCGAGTGCTACCGACGGGTGGTCGCGTGCGTGGACACGGTGATCGTCAGCAGCGAGCACGAACGAGACCTGGTGCGCGAGGCCGGTATCGGTACCCCGTCCGTCGTGATCCCGCTTCCCGTGGCGACGGGGGTCGGCATCCGCATGGACAGCGGCGAGGTGACCGTCGGCGTCCTCGGGTTCCTGTACCCGGGCAAGGGACACGCCGAGGTGCTGGACGCGCTGCCCCCGGGCGCGCACCTGCTGGCACTGGGAACGCCGTCGCCGGGACACGATCATCTGGTCGACGAGCTGACCGAGTCCGCAGCGGCACACGGCACCACCGTGCGTGTCACCGGCTACATCGACGACGCCGACCTTCCGGTCGAACTCGGCCGCGTCACCGTTCCCGTGGCGCATCATCGGCACATGTCCGCGTCCGGGTCGATCAACACCTGGATCGAGCACGGCCGCCGACCGCTGGTGGTGGCCGGCGCGTACACCCGTGAGTTCGCCCGGCGCTCGCCCGGCACCGTGACCCTGTACGAGGAAGACCGTCTCGCCGAGGCGCTGGCCGACGCGGCGGGTGACCCCGAGTCGACGTGGCTGGAGGACGGGGTCGTCGCGCACCCCACGCGCGCGGAGGTCGGCGCCGCGCACGTGCGGGTGTACGCGGAGTCGGCCGTGGTGCACGCGTGA
- a CDS encoding glycosyltransferase family 2 protein encodes MITTAVPTPLGHAVPGNRWDLLRDIDAPRPSVSVVVPYFEQQRSLDLVLAALEQQTYRAFEVIVADDGSATAPLVRSALDVTVVSQEDRGFRAAAARNLGARAASGDVLCFLDADTVPEPGYLQALVRLPSLVPDALTVGRRRHADLSALGRLPGPDDEILDEPRWLIDAYRGSRDLLDADHRSYRHVISAVMCCTAAFFEEIGGFDESFGGYGGEDWELANRAYLAGALIAHVPDAVAWHDGPDWAGRPGEQRTEQKNTEALSLLPLVTDPAARTHGVRYAVPDLTAVVHADGHSAASLLVTVGSVLAQGDVTVWVDGTDAADLVASWRTDDPRIRLGVPGGDDVRRSRFGLDLVGPVVLAPDAARTLAASTPPQGPGLVRSTVPGGSVEWWSWRAVRRARRWADALDRTPQQALADLFGITDVPADEVGIAAGPHQPDLSW; translated from the coding sequence GTGATCACCACCGCCGTCCCCACCCCGCTCGGCCACGCGGTGCCCGGAAACAGGTGGGATCTGCTGCGCGACATCGATGCTCCGCGCCCGTCGGTCAGCGTCGTCGTGCCCTATTTCGAACAGCAACGGTCGCTGGATCTGGTTCTCGCGGCGCTCGAGCAGCAGACGTACCGCGCGTTCGAGGTGATCGTCGCGGACGACGGCTCGGCCACGGCGCCGCTCGTCCGCAGTGCACTCGACGTCACGGTGGTCTCGCAGGAGGACCGTGGCTTCCGCGCCGCCGCGGCGCGCAATCTCGGGGCGCGTGCCGCGTCCGGTGACGTGCTCTGTTTCCTCGACGCCGACACGGTTCCCGAGCCCGGGTACCTCCAGGCGCTCGTGCGTCTGCCGTCGCTGGTTCCCGATGCACTCACGGTCGGTCGACGGCGACACGCGGACCTGTCCGCGCTGGGCCGACTTCCGGGGCCGGACGACGAGATCCTCGACGAGCCGCGCTGGTTGATCGACGCGTACCGCGGTTCGCGCGATCTGCTCGATGCCGATCATCGCTCCTATCGCCACGTCATCAGCGCGGTGATGTGTTGCACCGCAGCATTCTTCGAGGAGATCGGCGGCTTCGACGAGTCGTTCGGCGGATACGGCGGAGAGGACTGGGAGCTGGCCAATCGCGCCTACCTCGCCGGCGCCCTGATCGCGCATGTGCCGGACGCCGTCGCCTGGCACGACGGTCCCGACTGGGCCGGCCGACCCGGTGAGCAACGCACCGAGCAGAAGAACACGGAGGCCCTGTCCCTGCTTCCACTCGTCACCGACCCCGCTGCGCGCACCCACGGCGTCCGGTACGCCGTTCCCGACCTCACGGCCGTCGTGCACGCCGACGGACACAGTGCCGCATCGCTGTTGGTGACGGTGGGATCGGTGCTCGCGCAGGGGGACGTCACCGTGTGGGTGGACGGGACGGACGCCGCGGATCTCGTCGCGTCGTGGCGGACCGACGACCCGCGAATCCGCCTCGGTGTCCCCGGCGGCGACGACGTACGGCGCAGCCGCTTCGGGCTCGACCTCGTCGGTCCGGTCGTCCTGGCCCCGGATGCAGCGCGGACGCTGGCGGCGTCAACGCCTCCGCAAGGCCCCGGTCTGGTGCGGTCGACCGTGCCCGGCGGCAGTGTGGAGTGGTGGTCGTGGCGCGCCGTGCGCCGGGCCCGCCGGTGGGCCGACGCACTGGATCGCACCCCGCAGCAGGCCCTCGCCGACCTGTTCGGCATCACGGACGTACCGGCCGACGAGGTCGGCATCGCCGCGGGTCCGCATCAGCCGGACCTGTCGTGGTGA
- a CDS encoding NAD(P)/FAD-dependent oxidoreductase has protein sequence MTTEHDIVIIGGGNAGISAAARFLNKGVSDVVVIEPQEVHTYRPLLSYVGGGQASLASAQRSQRSVTPKGCTWIQERVVSVDTVTRTVRTESGTEVRYRDLVVGSGLVPDHDALPGIDAALASSSVASNYLDEATRTWHLVQTMRPDGHAVFTVPRAPVSCTGTTIKPLFLAAAHWRKVGAAPSMTLVVDRPDLVGVPALDARLRKYLRELDVRVLHRTAVTALAPSERSITVTGADGRTERIGYDMLHLVPPYRGPRWVEETGLASADPGTHAVVDVDPRTFRHRTHEGVWAVGDGASIDTDPSGGGLRRQVSILVDNVLAQRSNETLGEYDGYTVAPIPVDARRLIAAEFDRTGEITSSLPSFLDPLKPRRLSWAGDRFGLPFTYWHLLLKGHL, from the coding sequence ATGACCACCGAGCACGACATCGTCATCATCGGCGGGGGCAACGCGGGCATCAGCGCCGCCGCCCGTTTCCTGAACAAGGGCGTCTCCGACGTGGTGGTCATCGAACCGCAGGAGGTGCACACCTATCGGCCGCTGCTGTCCTACGTCGGCGGCGGGCAGGCGTCCCTCGCGTCCGCGCAGCGCTCCCAGCGCTCGGTGACACCGAAGGGCTGTACCTGGATCCAGGAGCGTGTCGTCTCGGTGGACACCGTGACGCGGACGGTGCGCACCGAGTCGGGCACGGAGGTGCGCTACCGCGACCTCGTCGTGGGATCCGGTCTCGTGCCCGATCACGACGCACTGCCCGGAATCGACGCGGCGCTGGCGTCGTCGTCGGTGGCGAGCAACTACCTCGACGAGGCGACGCGTACCTGGCACCTCGTGCAGACGATGCGTCCCGACGGGCACGCCGTCTTCACGGTTCCTCGTGCGCCGGTGAGCTGCACCGGCACCACCATCAAGCCGCTGTTCCTCGCCGCCGCGCACTGGCGGAAGGTGGGTGCCGCGCCGTCTATGACGCTGGTGGTCGACCGCCCGGATCTCGTGGGAGTGCCGGCGCTCGACGCCCGGCTGCGGAAGTACCTGCGGGAGCTGGATGTCCGAGTGCTTCACCGCACCGCCGTGACGGCGCTCGCGCCGAGCGAGCGATCGATCACGGTGACTGGCGCGGACGGTCGCACCGAGCGGATCGGCTACGACATGCTGCATCTGGTGCCGCCCTACCGCGGACCGCGGTGGGTCGAGGAGACCGGCCTGGCGAGCGCTGATCCCGGCACGCACGCAGTGGTGGACGTGGATCCGCGGACCTTCCGGCACCGCACACACGAGGGCGTGTGGGCCGTGGGCGACGGCGCGTCCATCGACACCGATCCCTCGGGCGGCGGACTACGGCGCCAGGTGTCGATCCTCGTCGACAACGTGCTGGCGCAACGATCGAACGAGACGCTGGGGGAGTACGACGGCTACACCGTGGCGCCGATCCCGGTGGACGCGCGGCGTCTCATCGCGGCCGAGTTCGATCGCACCGGCGAGATCACGTCGTCGTTGCCGTCGTTCCTGGACCCGCTGAAGCCCCGTCGGCTCTCGTGGGCGGGCGACCGGTTCGGCCTGCCGTTCACGTACTGGCACCTGTTGCTGAAGGGCCATCTCTGA
- a CDS encoding TetR/AcrR family transcriptional regulator, whose translation MAEPASRTYGGVDAADRAVRRRAALIEAGLDLMSSVGTDKTTMTAVCAAAGLTERYFYESFRTKSDLLLAVLDSVADEVRSAAIHAVSSTDGDVADRVRAALSAVVSIMLSDPRKGRIAFVESMASPTLRARRQATIDAVADVVVERSHELWADRALPPPQDRLMALMFIGACSELVSARLQDHIGATPDEIVDAATQLFLTGMLRPTS comes from the coding sequence ATGGCGGAACCCGCGAGCAGGACCTACGGCGGAGTGGACGCGGCGGACCGCGCCGTCCGCCGCCGGGCCGCACTGATCGAGGCGGGCCTGGACCTCATGTCCTCGGTGGGCACCGACAAGACCACGATGACCGCGGTCTGCGCGGCCGCCGGGCTCACCGAGCGGTATTTCTACGAGAGCTTCCGCACCAAGTCGGACCTGCTGCTCGCCGTGCTCGACAGCGTTGCCGACGAGGTGAGAAGCGCTGCGATCCATGCCGTCTCGTCCACGGACGGAGACGTCGCCGACCGCGTGCGGGCCGCTCTGAGCGCCGTGGTGTCGATCATGCTCTCCGACCCCCGCAAGGGCCGGATCGCGTTCGTCGAGTCGATGGCGTCACCGACCCTGCGAGCTCGACGTCAGGCGACCATCGACGCCGTCGCGGACGTGGTCGTCGAACGCTCGCACGAACTCTGGGCCGACCGCGCACTCCCGCCGCCGCAGGACCGGCTCATGGCGTTGATGTTCATCGGCGCCTGCTCCGAACTCGTCTCCGCCCGGTTGCAGGACCACATCGGTGCGACCCCCGACGAGATCGTCGATGCTGCTACGCAACTGTTCCTCACCGGAATGCTGCGCCCGACGAGCTGA
- a CDS encoding cytochrome P450, with translation MAHALAAPPLGSDLRPVMGSAGIPYVGRSMQYIRDPLALWRQQERRYGQVSWHTMAGRRVVLVLGADGCEEILTNRDKAFSNALGWRPLIGPFFDNGLMLMDLGEHRHHRRLLQQAFTKDRLASYAAAMEPLIARTVQEWDSSEHFEIYPAVKSLTLGLATEVFMGGVRDGDTRLDAVNKAFVDCVQAATSIVRLDVPGGRWRRGLKGRRFLEDFLRDYLPDRRRGDGRDLFSVLAHLEDDDGERFSDDAIIDHMIFLLMAAHDTSTITISTMVDQLGRHPQWQEECRRQSLAAGPDVSAPEARAGLTALDAVMKESLRMLAPLPTMARWTVRDTVIRGHHVPADVMVVATPHYTHHDPTYWSDPEVFDPTRFDGRALPHKFAWQPFGGGVHTCLGQFFSAIEITMVLHHLLRHHTWSVPADRATPIDFTSLPYPKDGQPVRLQRRS, from the coding sequence ATGGCTCACGCGCTCGCCGCCCCACCGCTCGGCTCCGATCTCCGTCCCGTCATGGGCAGTGCGGGCATCCCCTACGTCGGCCGTTCGATGCAGTACATCCGGGACCCCCTCGCCCTGTGGCGGCAGCAGGAGCGGCGCTACGGGCAGGTCTCGTGGCACACGATGGCGGGCCGGCGCGTGGTGCTGGTGCTCGGCGCCGACGGGTGCGAGGAGATCCTGACCAACCGGGACAAGGCGTTCAGCAACGCACTCGGCTGGCGGCCGCTCATCGGGCCGTTCTTCGACAACGGGCTCATGCTCATGGACCTCGGCGAGCACCGCCACCACCGGCGGCTGCTGCAGCAGGCGTTCACCAAGGACCGTCTCGCGTCCTACGCCGCGGCGATGGAACCGCTGATCGCCCGCACCGTGCAGGAGTGGGACTCGTCGGAGCACTTCGAGATCTATCCCGCCGTGAAGTCGTTGACGCTCGGCCTCGCGACCGAGGTGTTCATGGGCGGGGTGCGCGACGGTGACACCCGGCTGGACGCCGTCAACAAGGCCTTCGTCGACTGTGTTCAGGCGGCGACGTCCATCGTCCGGCTCGACGTGCCCGGTGGTCGGTGGCGCCGGGGTCTGAAGGGTCGACGCTTCCTCGAAGACTTTCTGCGGGACTATCTTCCGGATCGGCGGCGCGGCGACGGCCGAGATCTGTTCTCGGTGCTCGCCCACCTCGAGGACGACGACGGCGAGCGCTTCTCCGACGACGCGATCATCGACCACATGATCTTCCTGCTGATGGCAGCGCACGACACGTCGACCATCACCATCTCCACGATGGTCGATCAGCTCGGCCGACACCCGCAGTGGCAGGAGGAATGTCGCCGGCAGTCGCTGGCCGCGGGCCCCGACGTCTCCGCACCCGAGGCGCGGGCGGGTCTGACGGCACTCGACGCGGTGATGAAGGAATCGCTGCGCATGCTCGCTCCGCTGCCCACCATGGCGCGATGGACGGTGCGGGACACGGTGATCCGCGGCCATCACGTGCCTGCCGACGTGATGGTGGTGGCCACGCCGCACTACACGCATCACGATCCCACCTACTGGTCGGACCCTGAGGTCTTCGACCCCACCCGCTTCGACGGTCGCGCGCTGCCACACAAGTTCGCGTGGCAACCGTTCGGCGGCGGGGTCCACACGTGCCTGGGTCAGTTCTTCTCGGCCATCGAGATCACGATGGTGCTGCACCACCTCCTGCGCCACCACACGTGGTCGGTGCCGGCCGATCGTGCGACACCGATCGACTTCACCTCCCTGCCGTATCCCAAGGACGGGCAGCCCGTGCGGCTGCAGCGCCGCAGCTGA
- a CDS encoding DUF1707 SHOCT-like domain-containing protein, with protein sequence MTAPQTHEQALALLTAAVGDGRLTLDEFDTRSAAVVSARSDADLAAVTADLHPAPSTPGHPTTVPAAAWLRWASVVALCSVIYVITCVASGSMLYPWPVWVAGPWGMVLLVHSIAAATQGLGTVSCGAAAARAARPWDTAGR encoded by the coding sequence ATGACCGCACCGCAGACACACGAGCAGGCACTCGCACTCCTCACCGCCGCGGTGGGAGACGGGCGCCTGACCCTGGACGAGTTCGACACCCGCTCCGCGGCCGTGGTCTCGGCCCGCTCCGATGCAGACCTGGCCGCCGTCACCGCCGATCTGCATCCAGCGCCGTCCACACCCGGACATCCGACGACCGTGCCCGCGGCCGCGTGGCTGCGGTGGGCGTCGGTGGTCGCGCTGTGCAGCGTGATCTACGTGATCACCTGCGTCGCCTCGGGATCGATGCTGTACCCCTGGCCCGTCTGGGTGGCCGGGCCGTGGGGCATGGTGCTGCTCGTACACAGCATCGCCGCGGCGACACAGGGCCTCGGCACCGTCAGCTGCGGCGCTGCAGCCGCACGGGCTGCCCGTCCTTGGGATACGGCAGGGAGGTGA
- a CDS encoding PadR family transcriptional regulator has translation MADTRGTTVNATAASLLGFLHNGPMSGWDLVATAQVCIGGFWTVTRSQVYRELSGLARAGLVEELETQARDRKPYRITDAGRAEFAAWISVLPEPEVIRHPLLLMISFGEHVPASVLSEAVAAHRSTHEENLRRYREQKDAALDDPYAAATLDFGIAYETMVLSWLDGLPWQ, from the coding sequence ATGGCCGACACTCGTGGCACCACCGTCAACGCGACGGCGGCCTCTCTGCTGGGATTCCTGCACAACGGGCCCATGTCCGGATGGGACCTCGTCGCCACGGCGCAGGTCTGCATCGGCGGCTTCTGGACGGTCACGCGCTCCCAGGTCTACCGCGAACTCTCCGGCCTCGCCCGCGCCGGACTGGTGGAGGAACTCGAGACGCAGGCGCGTGATCGCAAGCCGTACCGCATCACCGACGCGGGGCGAGCCGAGTTCGCCGCCTGGATCTCGGTGCTCCCCGAGCCGGAGGTCATTCGTCATCCGCTGCTGCTGATGATCTCCTTCGGCGAGCACGTGCCGGCGTCCGTGCTGAGCGAGGCAGTGGCGGCGCACCGGAGCACGCACGAGGAGAACCTGCGCCGGTATCGCGAGCAGAAGGACGCCGCGCTCGACGATCCGTACGCCGCGGCCACCCTCGATTTCGGCATCGCCTACGAGACGATGGTGTTGAGCTGGCTCGACGGCCTGCCCTGGCAGTAG
- a CDS encoding acyl-[acyl-carrier-protein] thioesterase — MSTMELSPVTSHELAPQPPTGEGFETAWPIRAGNVDTANRLRYDSVARYLQDIGSDNLDASGLGETDPFWIVRRTIMDIDRPSVWPERITLRRWCSGLSTRWSNMRVDITGDKGAHIRTEGFWISISSTTGMPTRISDEGLALLTRTAGESRLKWKQWLRDPAPESSLTDLAFPLRITDVDAFNHVNNAAYWQAVEEVLARAESGEITGGPHRAVIEYLSPIMAPDHVTLRWRRHDVDGAPAVTVWFMVDDSVRTVACVVARAGVSGVSAPLAD; from the coding sequence ATGAGCACCATGGAACTCTCCCCCGTCACCAGCCACGAACTCGCACCACAGCCGCCGACGGGCGAGGGGTTCGAGACCGCGTGGCCCATCCGCGCCGGCAACGTCGACACCGCGAACCGGCTGCGCTACGACTCCGTCGCCCGGTACCTGCAGGACATCGGGTCGGACAACCTCGACGCCTCCGGACTCGGGGAGACGGATCCGTTCTGGATCGTGCGCCGCACGATCATGGACATCGACCGACCGTCGGTCTGGCCCGAGCGGATCACGTTGCGGCGCTGGTGTTCCGGTCTGTCGACGCGATGGTCGAACATGCGCGTCGACATCACCGGCGACAAGGGCGCGCACATCCGCACCGAGGGATTCTGGATCAGCATCTCGTCGACGACGGGCATGCCGACGCGCATCTCCGACGAGGGGCTCGCGCTGCTCACCCGCACGGCGGGCGAGAGTCGGCTCAAGTGGAAGCAGTGGCTCCGTGATCCGGCGCCGGAGTCCTCGCTGACAGATCTCGCGTTCCCGCTGCGCATCACCGACGTCGACGCGTTCAACCACGTGAACAACGCCGCCTACTGGCAGGCCGTCGAGGAGGTGCTCGCCCGCGCGGAGTCCGGCGAGATCACCGGCGGACCGCACCGCGCGGTCATCGAGTACCTCTCGCCGATCATGGCGCCGGACCACGTCACGCTCCGCTGGCGTCGGCACGACGTGGACGGTGCACCGGCGGTGACGGTGTGGTTCATGGTGGACGACTCGGTGCGCACGGTCGCGTGCGTGGTGGCGCGCGCCGGCGTGAGTGGCGTTTCTGCTCCTCTCGCCGACTGA
- the aroQ gene encoding type II 3-dehydroquinate dehydratase codes for MTHGHAHHDTLPDDGRPPASPLPILVLNGPNLNMLGTRQPEVYGTETLDDVVALCRETAERHGRTVRAEQSNHEGTLIDWIHEARGTASGIVINPGGLTHTSVVLRDALVVPEIPVVEIHISNVHAREEFRHHSFVSGIAVSVIAGCGIRGYRYAVDEICARTS; via the coding sequence ATGACCCACGGTCACGCCCACCACGACACGCTGCCTGACGACGGCCGGCCTCCGGCCTCCCCGCTGCCCATCCTGGTGCTCAACGGTCCGAACCTGAACATGCTCGGAACCCGCCAACCCGAGGTCTACGGCACCGAAACGCTCGACGACGTGGTCGCGCTGTGCCGCGAGACCGCGGAACGCCACGGACGCACTGTCCGCGCCGAGCAGTCCAACCACGAGGGCACGTTGATCGACTGGATTCACGAGGCGCGCGGGACGGCGTCGGGAATCGTCATCAACCCGGGCGGTCTGACCCACACGTCGGTCGTTCTGCGCGATGCTCTGGTCGTGCCCGAGATCCCCGTCGTCGAGATCCACATCTCGAACGTGCACGCCCGCGAGGAGTTCCGACACCACAGCTTCGTCTCGGGGATCGCCGTGTCGGTGATCGCCGGGTGCGGCATCCGCGGGTACCGCTACGCCGTCGACGAGATCTGCGCCCGCACGTCCTGA
- a CDS encoding MFS transporter, with protein MRAWIVWGTGVLAYIVGVLHRTSFGVSGLDAADRYAASPSVLSSFVVLQVVVYAAMQIPAGVLLDRVGPRAMIVTGALVMASGQMILAFTDSLPVAVAARAVVGVGDALTFISVLRLVPKWFAPRRVPLVSQLTGIFGQVGQVLSAVPFLTLLHGGGWSVAYGAAAGSGVVVALAAFLAVSNSPDPGPGSAPRVTFRETVRNISVVWSRPGTRLGFFSHMGTQFSITVFALMWGVPYLSSAQGVSSAVVGALLTTSVVSAIVSGIVVGILTGRYPMRRSWMVLAIMASNALMWAVVLALPGPAPTWLLFVLVIVISVGGPGSAIGFDYARTFNPSVALGTAQGMVNIGGFLASLLVMQAMGAILNAMGGYTFEAFRVAWLTQYAVWAVAATGVLVARRKTRRDAGISPRTWREVRERMRPQRPAREPSEP; from the coding sequence ATGCGCGCGTGGATCGTCTGGGGAACAGGTGTCCTCGCCTACATCGTCGGCGTCCTGCATCGCACGTCGTTCGGTGTGTCGGGGCTCGACGCGGCGGATCGGTACGCCGCGAGTCCGTCGGTGCTGTCGTCGTTCGTCGTCCTGCAGGTCGTCGTCTACGCGGCCATGCAGATCCCCGCGGGAGTGCTGCTCGACAGGGTGGGTCCGCGCGCGATGATCGTCACGGGAGCGCTGGTCATGGCGTCGGGGCAGATGATCCTGGCATTCACCGACTCGCTGCCGGTGGCGGTGGCGGCCCGTGCCGTCGTGGGTGTCGGTGATGCGCTGACGTTCATCTCGGTGCTGCGGCTGGTGCCGAAGTGGTTCGCGCCCCGCCGGGTTCCGCTGGTCTCGCAGCTGACGGGCATCTTCGGGCAGGTCGGGCAGGTGCTGTCCGCGGTGCCGTTCCTGACGCTGCTGCACGGCGGGGGGTGGTCCGTCGCCTACGGCGCGGCCGCGGGCAGCGGGGTGGTGGTCGCGCTGGCCGCGTTCCTCGCAGTCTCGAACTCGCCCGATCCCGGACCCGGCAGCGCGCCGCGGGTGACGTTCCGCGAGACGGTGCGCAACATCTCCGTCGTCTGGTCACGGCCCGGTACCCGGCTCGGCTTCTTCTCCCACATGGGGACGCAGTTCTCCATCACCGTGTTCGCGCTGATGTGGGGAGTGCCCTACCTCAGTTCGGCGCAGGGGGTGTCGTCCGCAGTGGTGGGCGCGCTGCTCACCACGTCGGTGGTGTCGGCCATCGTGTCGGGCATCGTCGTCGGCATCCTGACGGGGCGTTATCCCATGCGTCGGTCGTGGATGGTGCTGGCGATCATGGCCAGCAACGCCCTCATGTGGGCGGTGGTGCTCGCTCTTCCGGGACCCGCGCCGACGTGGTTGCTCTTCGTCCTGGTGATCGTCATCTCGGTCGGTGGTCCGGGGTCGGCCATCGGCTTCGACTACGCGCGCACGTTCAACCCGTCGGTCGCGCTCGGCACCGCCCAGGGCATGGTGAACATCGGCGGATTCCTCGCGTCGCTGCTGGTGATGCAGGCCATGGGCGCCATTCTGAACGCGATGGGCGGGTATACCTTCGAGGCGTTCCGTGTCGCGTGGCTCACGCAGTACGCGGTCTGGGCCGTGGCGGCGACGGGTGTGCTGGTGGCCCGCCGCAAGACCCGTCGCGACGCGGGGATCTCGCCCCGGACCTGGCGTGAGGTCAGGGAGCGGATGCGGCCGCAGAGACCGGCACGGGAGCCGTCGGAGCCGTGA